Proteins found in one Bacillus subtilis subsp. subtilis str. 168 genomic segment:
- the spoIIGA gene encoding protease processing pro-sigma-E (Evidence 1a: Function from experimental evidences in the studied strain; PubMedId: 7585939, 7729420, 9573195, 9663680, 10498732, 15849754, 16850406, 18378688, 21362630, 22111992; Product type e: enzyme), whose translation MKIYLDVIWLLNFCFDALLLLLTAFILKRHVKKRRLVGGAFIGSSIVLLMFTPFSPIVEHPAGKLAFSVVIVVVTFGFKRFRFFFQNLFSFYFATFLMGGGIIGAHSLLQSNSIVQNGVMITNQTGFGDPISWLFIVGGFPALWFFSKRRIEDIETKNIQYEERVSVQADLGSQTLHVRGLIDSGNQLYDPLTKTPVMIIYIDKLEPIFGTAETMIIRNTDPLEAIEQLDDSFRFLDKMRLIPYRGVGQQNQFLLCVKPDHVTIMTKEEMISADKCLIGISTTKLSADGEFDAIIHPKMLSGKAVKHVS comes from the coding sequence GTGAAAATCTATTTAGATGTCATTTGGCTGTTAAACTTTTGTTTTGATGCACTTTTGCTTTTGCTCACGGCATTTATTTTAAAACGGCATGTAAAAAAAAGAAGACTGGTAGGCGGAGCGTTCATCGGTTCCAGTATTGTCCTTTTGATGTTTACTCCTTTTTCGCCGATTGTTGAACATCCGGCTGGGAAGCTAGCTTTTTCAGTTGTGATTGTGGTGGTGACATTTGGCTTTAAAAGATTTCGGTTTTTCTTTCAAAATTTGTTTTCCTTTTATTTTGCCACTTTTTTAATGGGGGGAGGAATTATCGGAGCCCATTCTTTGCTGCAGTCAAATTCTATTGTTCAAAACGGTGTCATGATTACCAATCAAACAGGGTTTGGAGACCCGATCAGCTGGTTGTTTATTGTTGGTGGCTTTCCAGCATTATGGTTTTTTTCTAAAAGAAGAATTGAAGATATTGAAACAAAAAACATTCAATATGAGGAACGAGTCAGCGTGCAGGCAGATTTGGGCAGCCAAACACTTCATGTCAGAGGCCTGATTGATTCCGGTAACCAGCTGTACGATCCTCTTACAAAAACACCGGTAATGATCATTTACATTGATAAACTGGAGCCGATTTTCGGAACAGCCGAAACGATGATCATTCGAAACACAGACCCATTGGAAGCCATCGAACAGCTCGATGATTCCTTTCGCTTTTTAGATAAAATGAGGTTGATTCCATACAGGGGAGTTGGTCAGCAAAATCAATTTTTATTATGCGTTAAACCGGATCACGTAACGATTATGACAAAAGAAGAAATGATTTCTGCAGATAAATGTTTAATCGGTATCAGCACAACAAAGCTGTCGGCAGATGGAGAGTTTGACGCGATTATTCATCCGAAAATGCTTTCGGGCAAGGCTGTCAAACACGTTTCATAA
- the sigE gene encoding RNA polymerase sporulation-specific sigma-29 factor (sigma-E) (Evidence 1a: Function from experimental evidences in the studied strain; PubMedId: 1581961, 7708009, 8464402, 15187183, 20802044; Product type f: factor), which yields MKKLKLRLTHLWYKLLMKLGLKSDEVYYIGGSEALPPPLSKDEEQVLLMKLPNGDQAARAILIERNLRLVVYIARKFENTGINIEDLISIGTIGLIKAVNTFNPEKKIKLATYASRCIENEILMYLRRNNKIRSEVSFDEPLNIDWDGNELLLSDVLGTDDDIITKDIEANVDKKLLKKALEQLNEREKQIMELRFGLVGEEEKTQKDVADMMGISQSYISRLEKRIIKRLRKEFNKMV from the coding sequence ATGAAAAAACTGAAATTACGGTTGACGCACCTCTGGTATAAGCTGCTGATGAAACTTGGGCTGAAAAGTGATGAAGTCTATTACATAGGCGGGAGTGAAGCCCTGCCGCCTCCATTATCTAAAGATGAGGAGCAGGTTTTGTTAATGAAGCTCCCAAACGGCGATCAGGCGGCGCGCGCCATTCTAATTGAACGCAATTTGCGTCTGGTCGTATATATCGCCCGTAAATTTGAAAATACGGGAATTAATATAGAGGATTTAATCAGCATCGGTACCATCGGTCTAATCAAAGCTGTTAATACATTTAATCCAGAAAAGAAAATCAAGCTTGCTACCTATGCCTCCCGGTGTATAGAAAATGAAATCCTGATGTATTTAAGAAGAAATAACAAAATCCGTTCAGAGGTTTCCTTTGATGAACCGCTTAATATTGATTGGGACGGCAATGAGCTTTTGCTTTCTGATGTGCTCGGCACTGACGATGACATCATCACTAAAGACATAGAAGCTAACGTCGATAAAAAGCTTTTGAAAAAAGCGCTTGAACAGCTTAATGAGAGAGAAAAGCAAATCATGGAGCTGCGGTTTGGGCTTGTCGGTGAAGAAGAAAAAACCCAAAAGGATGTAGCGGATATGATGGGGATTTCTCAGTCTTATATTTCGCGGCTTGAGAAAAGAATTATAAAAAGGTTGAGAAAAGAGTTCAACAAAATGGTGTAA